TTACATCAAGTGCAAAGGCATTAAAACTAAATAGCAATGCCGTGGTAGTTACAAAGCAACGTATCTTCATGGTAGTCCTTCCAAAAGGGTAATTAGGTTGTATTTAATAACGAGGTATAAAGCTTGAAAAGATAAAGCACTTGCCATAATTTAACTCCCAACATTAAATCCTTTTACACACTCCCTCAGGGATTATGGCAAATGCTTTAGTACACTTTACATGCTAAAAACTTAAGCAAAACTTAACCTGTTACGGCTTAAAGTTTTCAAACTCTGCTTTAGAGATCATCTCGTCGTTGTCTTCGTCTAAATCGGTAAACTGTCTAAGTAGCTCCTTGTCCTGCTTAGCTTCAACAAACGAGATACTGCCGTCCATGTTTGTATCTAAGTGTGCAAATCGCACAGCCGAAGGGGAGGCCAATACTGTTGCACTAATAGCTAAAAATAATAATAAAAATGCGGCAATAAGTTGTTTCATAGTTTCATTCCTTTTGAAGTTGAATTATTGAATAAATTTACTAAATTCATTTAGCGACAGTTGCCCACTTTGGTCTGTGTCTATTTGTGCAAAGTTTTCCTTAAGCACAGCATCCATTTGGGCCTCGGCTTCGCTTAACAAGCCGTTATTATCCTTATCTAGCGCATCAAACGTAGCCTCAACGTCCATAGCATGTGCGTCTGTATTAACTAAACCTAATGCAAGTAATGTTGAAAAAACCAACGCTTTTGCTGTCATGAGTATTTCCTTATTAAATTCATTTGTCGTACCTACTAACAAAAAGGGTGCCATGTTTTGTTTTTGTTTATTTTCAATGGTTTATGTTTTGTTACTTAAAAGGGAAGGTAAAAATTACACATTATGTGTGTAATTTTGTATGAGTACAGCAACAGAGTGTGAGGTATTTTGTATGATGTTAACTAAATCAATAGGTTGTAATGTTGCTATTTAGCAACACTATAGAAAATGAATATTAATATGGTTCAGCATGTGTATAGGCGGTATTGATAATAATAGACGAGTTATTTACTGATAGAGTTTTCTGCAATGGCTGCAACGTTTACTAAACATTACAATGCAATGCTTAATTGGCGCCCTAATTTAATAGGGCAGTTTGCGTTAAGTATGCTGCTGTCGTTATTGCCACTGTCTATAGTGGTCATTGTGTTTTTAAATGCGTTAAATAAGCAGCTAGCAACCACTCAACAAATTGTGAGTAATAATTATCAGCTTACTAAATCGTTCGCTAGTTTAAAGCAAGACCTTAACAGCCTAGAGCGCGCAACAAGACAAAACTGGGTATTAAAAAGTGAAGCGCTCGACACCCTCATAGTTGATAAATGGCAATCTTCAGTACAAAGCATAAACGACCTTAAACACATTAATACAAACCCAGATTACACACGCCAATGGGCACAGCTTTTAAATGTTTTACAAACAGCAAACCAGCAACTTGTTGAACAAAAAAAACAAGATGCAGTGCTATTTATACCTGTAAGCGAGTTAATGACAGAGCTAACAATATGGCTTAAAAATAAAAACGAAGCGCAAATAACCCTTAACCAAAACGAGCTAGCTAGCCTACAAACGTCGTTTATAAATTGGCTGGTGGCACTTATTCCACTTACTTTATTGGTTGGTGGTGGCTTTTTATGGCGTATAAGTGGGCGCTTAAAGGGATTAACTAGGGTTATTGATAAGCTAGGGCAAGGGGATTGGCAGCAAAAAATAGCGGTAAAAGGCTCGTCAGAGTTAGTCGAACTTGGAGAAAAACTACAGTGGGTACAAACTCAGCTGCATATGCTTGAGCAACAAAAAGATACGTTTTTACGCCACGTAACACACGAGCTTAAAACACCGCTTGCTTCTATGGTTGAAGGAACCGATTTACTAACAGATGAAATTGTTGGCCCCATTAATGACGAACAAAAAGCAGTGCTTTCCCTTATAACTCAATCTATGGTGCGCCTTCGCATGATGATAGACAGCCTACTGAGTTATAACGCTATTAGATCAACAATAAACAGCTCAAGCGAGGTTAATATTGATCATTTAATTAAAAAAATTAATGGCCATTTTGAGCATCGTCTAACAGCTCGAAAGCAACGTATTCAGTGGCAAAACTCTGTTTCAAGCACTGTTATTGCGCTTCCTAATGAACTAATAGAAATGATGTTAATTCAGTTAATTTCAAATAGCTTAAAATTTTCTGATGATAACCAAGGTGTGACTGTAAATTTAAAATGCGAGCAACATCAGCTGTGTTTGGTTGTGGCCGATAATGGCTGTGGCATTAAAGAGCACGAAATAAACCATATTTTTAGTGCGTTTTATCAAGGTAAACATGACCAAAGCATTACCTTACAAGGCAGTGGTTTGGGCCTAACAATAGTAAAAGAGACGGTTGAGCAGCTACAAGGCACATTAAGTGTTGAGAAAAATAAACCACACGGTTGCCGTTTTTTAATAAAAATACCAATCAGTAAAAGTTTAGGAGTTAATTAACAATGCGCATACTCACTATTTTATGTGTGCTTGCAGGTAGCCTAATTGTATCGGGTTGTGAGCTTAATAATGGCACGCAAGCGCAGGGCGGTAATAAAACATCAAATACTAAAAACGTATCTCCTAGCCCCAAGCCAATGCCTAAATTAGCCCCTGTTTATCCCTCTACTGAGCGGGTTATAGCGCTTCATGCAAATCAATGTGGTGGGTTTACATTGCCACCAACAAAGCGGTCATTTAAAGGTGAAAATGAGCTAAAAGCATTTTTTAAATTTATGTGCTTAAAAGTAAGTACCGACCCAAATACAGTAATGACCAAGTTACTCAAACTCGACCTAGCCTATTTTTGGCCTGATGATATAAAGCAGTATTTATGGCTGCAAAAACAGCAGATTACCTTACAAATAAATGCTCAAAAAGAGCAACAAGCACTTAATAACCAAATGCAGAAAACCCTGTCGTCGCTGGCAGATATAGAGCAGCAGCTATTACTTCGCGAAGACACTAAGGAGCAGTAACCATGGCCACAAATAGTCCGCACAAAGCAAAAGTGTTATTAGTTGATGACGATGCAAGTTTATTAAAGTTGCTTGCTATTCGTATTGAATCAAAAGGCTATCAAGTAACAACTTGTGAAAGTGGCTTAGCAGCGCTACAAATTTTAAAAAGTCACGTGTTTGATGCCGTAATTACCGACTTACGAATGGATGAAATGGACGGCATGGCGCTGCATCGTCAACTGCAAAGCCGATACCCTGCATTACCAGTAATTATGATGACAGCGCATGGCTCTATTCCCGATGCGGTTGAAGCCACTAAACAAGGCATTTTTGCCTTCATTACTAAACCGGTCGATAAAGACGAGCTATTTGATAGCCTTGCAAATGCAATAGACATTCACGGTGTAAATACCGATGAAGCCCCATCAAAAAGTAATATAGTAACGCGCAGTGGTGCCATGTTGCACTTGCTTGAACAAGTTAAGTTACTTGGGCCTACTCACGTTAATGTGCTTATTTCGGGTGCTAGTGGAACGGGTAAGGAGTTATTAGCGCAGGCTATTCATCAGCATAGCCAAGTAAGTAACGGGCCCTTTGTGGCTATAAATTGTGGTGCTGTACCAGGGGAGCTTTTAGAATCTGAATTATTTGGCCATAAAAAAGGAGCGTTTACTGGTGCTGTAAAAGACCACCAAGGTTTATTTCAGCAAGCGCAGGGCGGTACATTATTTTTAGATGAAATTGGCGATATGCCCCTTAATCTGCAAGTAAAGTTACTGCGTGTACTGCAAGAAAAAACCATTCGCCCAGTGGGTTTTCAAGAGGAGATCTCAATTGATGTGCGTATTGTATCGGCAACTCACAAAAACTTACCCGAAGCCATCAAAAACCAACAGTTTAGAGAAGATTTATACTACCGCCTAAATGTGGTTAATTTAAAATTACCACCACTGTGTGAACGCCGTGAGGACATAAGCCTACTAGCCCAATACTTTAGCGCAAGTATCGCTAAACGAATGAACCAAAATGAAAAACATTTTGCCAATGATGCTATGCACGCATTGGTACGTTATGATTGGCCGGGAAATATTCGTCAGTTACAAAATGTTGTTGAACAAGTGGTAGCCTTAACACCCGGTGAGGTTATTTCAGCGCATTTAGTCTTAGCAGCACTCGATAGCAACGAAAAAAGTGTAGAGCCGCTCTCATTAAACGACGCTAAAAAAGAGTTTGAACGTGATTACGTTATTAATACGCTAAAAATGGCAGGCGGCAACGTAGCAGAAGGCGCCAAGCTTGCTAAGCGTAATCGTTCAGACTTTTATAAACTCATTAAAAAACACAATATTGATGTTGATAGTTTGGCGTAAAAAATTAAAGGAATCCTCATGCAGTTATTTATGGTGTATTTAGGCGGGCGAATTCAAGGCTGCCACATAGAAATGCACGACATTCGCTTTGTAGTTGGGCAAAACATAGAGCAAACCTACACCAAATTAAAAAGCCAATGGGTTGGCGACAAAAACAGCGTACACATGGATAGTTTTATGGCTGTTAACAATATTGATGGCTACAAAGTAGAAGTGGTAGAGGGTTATGTTGAACAAAATAAACAGCTTTATTTTGTAAACTTAGGCGCTTACAGAAGCGACTCAATGGCAGAGCAACACGACTTTGCATTATATGTAGCAAGCAGTAGTGAAGAGGCAAAGCAGCGAGCTAAACATGATTTATTAGCAGGCCTAAGCCATATTCATAAAGACGACTTACACGACGTAGACGATTGCTTTGCAATTGATTTACTCGACAGCCAATTAACAATAAAACTTAGCCCAAGCGGGCTTTCACAACCCATAAAACCGGATTGGTTTGGTTACCATGTTTTATAAGTTAAGTAACCTGCACACTGAATAATAAAGCTATTTTAAGCCGCTATTTTTCTTGCTCGTTTTGCTCATTTTTTTCACTGTTTGATGCCAGCTTAAAAGCCACAATAACTAAGCCAAACATAGCAAACGGCAAGGCTGCTAACATATACTCAACCATGTTGCTCTCTTGAAAGTTAGCTTGCAATAAAAAGTGCCCCGCCACACACATAACAATAACAACGAGTAAAATTGGCAGCAGCATGAGCTCTTTTTTTGATGAATGATTTTTCATTGAATAACAGCTTAAACAAAAAATGATGCGCTATTGTAATGAGCTTGCATATGCTTGGCAAACCACAACGCTTTTAATGATATGATTGCCATAAATGAAGTTTGTAATTAGTGTGGAAACAACGTGAAAAGTAGCTTAAAAAACGTTTACCTAGTCGGTGGAGCAGTACGCGATAAACTGCTAAACATTGCATCAAAAGATAACGATTATGTGGTTATTGGCGAAACGCCCAGTTCCATGGAGTCGCTTGGCTTTTTACCAATAGGTAGCGACTTTCCTGTTTATTTGCACCCAAAAACAAAAGAAGAATACGCACTAGGGCGTACCGAACGAAAAAGCGGTAAGGGTTATACAGGCTTTGTAGTAGACGCCAGCCCTAGCGTAACACTTGAAGAAGACCTCGCAAGGCGCGACTTAACCATAAACTCTATGGCGCTTGACGAAAACGGTAAAATTATTGACCCTTTTAATGGCCAACACGATTTACAAAACAAAATACTGCGCCACACTACACACGCTTTTGTAGAAGACCCTGTGCGAGTGCTGCGTATTGCACGGTTTTTAGCGCGTTACGGCAGCGATTGGCAAATCCATCCCAGCACTTATGCATTAATGCGAGAGCTTAAAAACAAAGGCGAGCTTAACCACTTAGTGCCTGAACGTGTATGGTTAGAAACCGAAAAAGCGCTTGGCGAAAAACACCCCGAGCTTTACTTTCAAGCATTAGATGGGCTGGGCATTTTTCCTGAAATAGAACAAATGAAAAACGTACCACAACCTGCCAATCATCACCCTGAAGGCGATGTATTTGTGCATACAATGTTGGTGCTTAGGCGTGCGGCCGACTTAAATTTTAATTCAGAAACCCGCTTTGCTGCGCTTACCCACGATTTTGGCAAAGCCCTTAGCTATAAAATACGCGGCAATTTACGCGGTCACGAACGCGAAGGTGTAGCGGTGGTAGAGTCATTTTGTAATCGTTTAAAAGTGCCTAATCGTTTTCGTGATATTGGCGTATTGACGAGCGATAATCACACTTTATGCCATACGATTGATCAGCTTAGGCCGCAAACTATTCATAAATTAATTGTCACTAATTTAAATGGTTTGGTGCACCCTGAGCGCTTTTTAGCATTTACTCAGGCCTGCCAATGTGACGCGCAAGGCCGCGGAGAAACACTGGTTAATAAGCCTTACCCGCAGGCAATTAAGTTGCGCGCCATTCATAGTAAATTACAGCAAATGGATAAAAAGCACATAGTGCAAGAGGCGCTTAAAAGTGGCAAAAAAGGCCCAGAAATAGGCGAGGCAGTAAAGCTAGCAGAAATAAACTGTATCAAAGCGTTTTTAAGTGATGAGCCAAGTACAACAAGCTAACTAGTGTAAATTAAGTCAAGTATTGAGATACGCCTTGCACCTCAAGGCGCGGTACTTTTTGAAGGTCGTTTATTTGCGTATGCTGTGGTTTGTTTGCCTCTGGCTCAGCGTTTTTGTCTGATTTATATAAACTAAAAATAAAGTCGAGCTCTTCTCGTTCAAGTGATGGGGTCACGGCAAATCCTACTGCTTAATGCGTTAATATAGTCCCAGAGTATGTGAACGCGACTGAATTAAAGGTGAATAGTTACAAA
This DNA window, taken from Pseudoalteromonas marina, encodes the following:
- a CDS encoding EF-hand domain-containing protein — encoded protein: MTAKALVFSTLLALGLVNTDAHAMDVEATFDALDKDNNGLLSEAEAQMDAVLKENFAQIDTDQSGQLSLNEFSKFIQ
- a CDS encoding HAMP domain-containing sensor histidine kinase, producing MAATFTKHYNAMLNWRPNLIGQFALSMLLSLLPLSIVVIVFLNALNKQLATTQQIVSNNYQLTKSFASLKQDLNSLERATRQNWVLKSEALDTLIVDKWQSSVQSINDLKHINTNPDYTRQWAQLLNVLQTANQQLVEQKKQDAVLFIPVSELMTELTIWLKNKNEAQITLNQNELASLQTSFINWLVALIPLTLLVGGGFLWRISGRLKGLTRVIDKLGQGDWQQKIAVKGSSELVELGEKLQWVQTQLHMLEQQKDTFLRHVTHELKTPLASMVEGTDLLTDEIVGPINDEQKAVLSLITQSMVRLRMMIDSLLSYNAIRSTINSSSEVNIDHLIKKINGHFEHRLTARKQRIQWQNSVSSTVIALPNELIEMMLIQLISNSLKFSDDNQGVTVNLKCEQHQLCLVVADNGCGIKEHEINHIFSAFYQGKHDQSITLQGSGLGLTIVKETVEQLQGTLSVEKNKPHGCRFLIKIPISKSLGVN
- a CDS encoding sigma 54-interacting transcriptional regulator, giving the protein MATNSPHKAKVLLVDDDASLLKLLAIRIESKGYQVTTCESGLAALQILKSHVFDAVITDLRMDEMDGMALHRQLQSRYPALPVIMMTAHGSIPDAVEATKQGIFAFITKPVDKDELFDSLANAIDIHGVNTDEAPSKSNIVTRSGAMLHLLEQVKLLGPTHVNVLISGASGTGKELLAQAIHQHSQVSNGPFVAINCGAVPGELLESELFGHKKGAFTGAVKDHQGLFQQAQGGTLFLDEIGDMPLNLQVKLLRVLQEKTIRPVGFQEEISIDVRIVSATHKNLPEAIKNQQFREDLYYRLNVVNLKLPPLCERREDISLLAQYFSASIAKRMNQNEKHFANDAMHALVRYDWPGNIRQLQNVVEQVVALTPGEVISAHLVLAALDSNEKSVEPLSLNDAKKEFERDYVINTLKMAGGNVAEGAKLAKRNRSDFYKLIKKHNIDVDSLA
- a CDS encoding DUF1543 domain-containing protein gives rise to the protein MQLFMVYLGGRIQGCHIEMHDIRFVVGQNIEQTYTKLKSQWVGDKNSVHMDSFMAVNNIDGYKVEVVEGYVEQNKQLYFVNLGAYRSDSMAEQHDFALYVASSSEEAKQRAKHDLLAGLSHIHKDDLHDVDDCFAIDLLDSQLTIKLSPSGLSQPIKPDWFGYHVL
- a CDS encoding multifunctional CCA addition/repair protein; this encodes MKSSLKNVYLVGGAVRDKLLNIASKDNDYVVIGETPSSMESLGFLPIGSDFPVYLHPKTKEEYALGRTERKSGKGYTGFVVDASPSVTLEEDLARRDLTINSMALDENGKIIDPFNGQHDLQNKILRHTTHAFVEDPVRVLRIARFLARYGSDWQIHPSTYALMRELKNKGELNHLVPERVWLETEKALGEKHPELYFQALDGLGIFPEIEQMKNVPQPANHHPEGDVFVHTMLVLRRAADLNFNSETRFAALTHDFGKALSYKIRGNLRGHEREGVAVVESFCNRLKVPNRFRDIGVLTSDNHTLCHTIDQLRPQTIHKLIVTNLNGLVHPERFLAFTQACQCDAQGRGETLVNKPYPQAIKLRAIHSKLQQMDKKHIVQEALKSGKKGPEIGEAVKLAEINCIKAFLSDEPSTTS